AAGGCAAATTTTATTATGTCTATGCTTGAACTTGTGGTTGGTGGTAGTGGACTTACAGCAGAAGAAAAGTCTGTTATAGATAGGTGCTTACCTAAGATTTACGAGAAATATTTTGAAAATCCAGTTCCAGAGAATATGCCTATACTTCAAGACCTTTACAATATGTTAAGAGGGCAAGAAGAAAAGGTGGGAAAGAAACTTGCAACAGAAATGGAAATCTATGTTTCAGGAAGTCTTAATGTCTTTAATCACAGGTCAAATGTTGACTTAAACAAGCAGCTCATTTGCTTTGATATTAAAGAACTTGGAACACAGCTTAAAAAGATAGGAATGCTTGTTATTCAAGATCAGGTGTGGAATAAGGTGTCGCAAAATAGAAACACAGGAAAAAGCACAAGATACTACATTGACGAGTTTCACTTGCTTTTAAAAGACGAGCAAACTTCTCAGTATTCTGTTGAAATTTGGAAGAGATTTAGAAAATGGGGCGGCATTCCAACAGGAATTACACAAAATGTCAAAGATCTACTTGCAAGTAAAGAAATTGAAAATATTTTTGACAATACGGATTTTATTCTAATGCTTAATCAAGCAACAGGTGATAGAGATTGGCTTGTTGTAAAGCTTAAAATCTCAAAGGATCAGGAAAAATTCGTTACCAATTCAAGAGCAGGTGAAGGTTTGATTTTCTTTGGAAACACCATTGTTCCATTTGTAGATAACTTCCCTAAAGACACAATCCTATATCAAAAGATGACTACAAAACCTGAAGAAGTGAGGTAGCGTCTTATGAGTAAAAAAAGAAAGCGAGATTTGAATGAAAAGTTAAGGGCAAGAGAAGAGAAAATCATCACAAAATCTGAAACAGATGATGTCCTAGATTATAAAAGAAAAACTGGAGATGATTACAGGGATAAGGTAGTTAAAGAAGAAAACAGGTTTCAAGATAAAATTCATGAGAAGATAAGTAAAAGAACGGATATTACTAGTGAAATAGAAACAAGTAACAAGAGCAAAAATGCTATAAAAAGAAATATTCGAAGTAACAGTTTTCAAGCCGAAGTAGCCAAGTCAGATTATCAAACAGAGGTTAAAGAAAATCGTATCTATGATCCTTTAGCAAAAGACCAAGATGGTGATGGTGTTATTGATAGATATGATAATGATTTTAGAGATAGCGATGTATCATATGAGCCTTTAGGTAATAAAAAATCCAAACTTCATGAAAAGCAGAAAAGGTCACTTAAAAGAAAGAACTATTCTGATAAGCTCTTTACAAGAAAAGAGATGGATAAGAAAAAGGAAGATAACACTAAAGCTTCTAAAACTGGTAAAGAAGTCATCAGAGATAGGGAAAAGAAAAATCAGCTTTATAAAAGGTATAACAAAGAAACCTTAGTCGGTGGAAGTGTGATTGGAGCCGCAAAACTTGGTGAGGTTACAAGTGCTTATCTATCATCTGGTAGTGATGAAAATGCATCTGTTGAAGCTGCTGAAAAAGGCTTAGGAAGTTCCTCTAAACTTATTCATGGCGTAAAAAATTATTCGGATAAGAGAAAAAGTAAGAAGATATATGATTTAGAAAAGAGCAATAGGAAAATCAAAAGTAGAAAGTCCAAGCTTGAGTTTAGAAAGAGCATGGACGAGGTTGAGAAGACCGACCAATATAAAAAAGCAAATGCTTATAAGAAGTTTCAAAAGAAGAAACAGATGAAGTCAGCTATCTATAAACAAAAGAAGACAAGAATTAGAGATAGAGTTAAAAAGACACTGATGGATACATTCAAGGTATCTAAAGACTTCATCATAAGAAAAGCAAAAGTGGCAGCAATAGTAGTAGCTGCCATAATTATTTTTGGAACTTTTGTATTTAACTTTGCAAGCATGACAATGGGTGGATTTGCTAATTCTACGAGCAGTGTTTTAACAACATCATATTTATCAAGACCAAATGTTTTAACTGAGATTAACCAAAGTTTTTCAAACAAGGAGAATGACTTATATAGCGAGCTTGAAAATGTAGAAAAGAATAATCCCAGATACGATGAATATATCGTAAGAAAAAATGGAGATATTGGTCATAATGTTCATGAACTTTTATCCTATATCACTTCAAGATATGGTGAAGTAAAGAGTTTATCTGAAGTTAGTAATATTTTAGATGACTTATTTAAGACTATGTACCATGTCGATTATAAAGAGGAAATAGAGATAAGGTATAAGACTGTAACTGGAACTTACACTGATGAAGAGGGGAACGAATATACCGAGAGCCATGAAGAACCTTATGAGTATAGAAAGCTCATTGTTACTTTAAGTAAAAGAGAAATGGATAGCGTGGTTCGAGAAGTCTTCGTTAAGTATCCAGACAATTTAAAGCATTATGAAGCACTATTCCTTGCACAGGGGAATATGGGCGAAATGTTTGGCAACACGAATCTCATTACTGCAAATGGTGGCATAGGTGGAGGAAAAGAATACGAAGCATCGTCTGATGTTCAAAAGAAAATTGTAAATGCAGCATATATTACTCCATCACCTGGAGCAGGTTGGTGTGCAATGTGGGTTTCTCAGGTTTATCAAAATGCAGGTCTTGGATATATCGGAGGTAATGCTAATGATATGTACCGAAACCATACATTTACTTCTGATAGATCAAAGTTAAAAGTAGGAATGCTTGTAGCAGTTGAAAGTAGCAGTAGTGGTGGACAAGCCGGACTTACTTATGGTCATGTCGGAATTTATATTGGTGATGGTAAGGTAATGGATAATATCGGAGTAGTTAGGGTAACAACCTTAGATGATTGGATTGCAACATTCTGTAAACACCATCCAGTAGGATTTGGATTTCCACCAAACGTACAAAGATAGAAGGGAGTGGAAAATGTGAATAGGGAACTGAATACTGTTAATAAAAAAATTCAAAAGTTATTAGATAAGAAGGTTCAGATCGATAAAGATTTAGAGCCTTTATTTATTCGTAAAGATGAACTATTAGACCAGGAGTATGTAGTGATTTGTAGAGAGAACAATATCACTCTTGAAGAATTAGTGAAGATGTTCAAAGAGAAAAAAGAAAAGGAGAAATATAGTAATGAAAAGCAAATTGAAGAATAAGAAAGTATTGGCCGCACTTATTGGAGCAGCGTTACTTTTGGTTTCAATTATAGGTGTGATGACTGTAAATAAGCAGATTGTATTTGCAAAAGATGGAACTGTACTTTCAATGCTTAATCCGATTGAAGCTCTTGCAGAAACGGAAGAGAAATTTGAAGTAAAGATTAAGTATGTATTTTCAGACGAGAAAGTATTTAAGGAAGAAGTTGTAAAGGCAGATAAAGGACAAATCCTTGATAGTGGTGATTTGCCAATGTTACCTGACGATATGAAATTCATTGATGATTTTCTTTATTATGGAGTAAAAGGCGATGGGAAAGATGAGATTATCCGTAAGGTAGAAAAGATTGTAAAAGATGAAGCAACTCAGACTGAAAATGATAAAGATAAAGAAAAGAAGTCTGATGAAGCAAAACAGGATAAAGCCACTCAAACAGAAGAGCCTAAGAAAGATTCATCAACTCAAACTGATATTACTAAAAATGATTTAGATAAGATGGATAAGGAGTCTAAGGACTTAAAAGAAAAGGTAGATAATCTTAGCAAGGAACTTAAGGATAAAGATAAGTTAAGTGATAAGCAAAAAGATAAAATCAAAAATCTTGAAGATGAAATTGAAGCTTTGGAAAAGAAAATCAAAAAGGACAAGGACTCTGTTGATTCATCGAAAGAAAATATTGAGCTTAAAAAATCTATTGAAGAGTTAGAAAAGAAGACTAAGGAACTACAGGAAAAGCTCAATTCTATGAATAAGATAGGGACTAATTCTAATTCAACTATCTCAAATCCAGTACCGAAAAATAACGAATCTTTTAGCAAATTTATTCCAAGCACACCTATAAATACAGGAAAAGGTAGCGATGCTTCTGGTAATGCTTCAACGCCAACATCTAAAATAGAAAATAAGGTAGAAACTAAGTCGGATAAAAAAGAGGAGAGACAGGAAATACGTTATCCGAATAAGCTAACACCTAAACAAACTTCAAGTAATGGAGATACGTCTTCTATGGATGGAACAAGCAAGTCAGCAAATACCAATAAAGGAGTAGCGTCAGCACCGTCAAAAGCAAGAGGAACCGTTACAGAGAATAAGGATAATGCAAACAAAGATTATCCAATTCACCACAACGATGGTAAAGATAATAAGTCTACGGATATGTATTCAGCAGACGCAAGACAGTTTGTAACTTTTACAACTAAAAATGGAAAGACTTTTCATCTAATCATTAATCATGATGAAGATAGCGAGAATGTAATGCTTTTAACAGAAGTTTCAGAAGATGATTTGTTAAATATGGTTGAAAAGAAAGAAACACAAAAGGAGATTGTAAAGGAAGATCAAATAAAAGAAGAGCCTAAACCAGTGAAAAAATATGAAAGTAGTAATATGGGAACATACTTAATTCTGATTCTTGTAGTAGCTGGAGCATTAGGTGCAGGTTATTACTTTAAGGTTGTTAAAAAGAAAGAGAATGAAGAACTTGAAGCATTAGAAGATGATGACGATGATTTTTTCTCAGAAGCTGATGAAAGTGAAGAAACATCAGAAATAGAGGTTGAAGAAATCGAAGAAGATGAAGAATAAAATGCATCATAAATTATATGATTTTGGGTGCAAGTTAAAGGCGAGGGAGTATTATCTTTCGCCTTATTTTATTTGAAAGATTGGAGATAATATGGATTTAGTTATTGCAGAAAAACCAAGTGTAGCTATATCAATTGCAAAGGTGATAGGAGCTACAAAAAAGAAAGATGGATACTATGAGGGAAGTGGATATAGGGTATCATGGTGCGTAGGTCATCTGATTCAGATGGCAAATCCCGATAGCTATGATGAAAAGTATGCTAAGTGGAATATGGAAGATTTACCGATTGTTCCAAGTGAGTATAAGTATGAGGTTTCAAAATCTACTAAGAAACAATTTAGTGTCTTGAAGAAACTATTGAATGATAAAGAAATAGAGAATGTAATAAATGCTTGTGATGCTGGTCGTGAAGGAGAAAGCATTTTTAGACTTGTCTATAATCAAGCAAATTGTAAAAAGAAGATGAAACGACTTTGGATTTCATCAATGGAAGATAGTGCAATTAAAGATGGTTTCAATAACTTAAAAGATGGAAGTTACTACGATGATTTATTTGAATCCGCCAAGGCAAGAGCGATTGCAGATTGGCTAGTCGGGATGAATATTAGTAGGCTTTATTCTTGCCTGTATAAGCAAAATTATAGTGTGGGAAGAGTACAAACACCTACACTTGCAATGATTGTAAATAGGGATGATGAAATCAGTAATTTCAAGAAAGAAAAATATTATACAGTTGAGCTTTCTTTAGATAAATTTTCACTTTCTACAGACAGAATTGATGACAAGACTACCACAGAGCAGCTTATCAATTTAGTAGGTAATTCCATAGAAATTACTGATGTCTTTCAAAAAGAAAAGATAACAAAACCTGAGTTACCTTTTGACCTTACAACACTTCAAAGAGAATGCAACAAGTATTTTGGATATAGTGCGAAACAGACACTTGATTATGCTCAAAGTCTTTATGAGAAGAAGTTTATAACATATCCAAGAACTGATAGTAGATGCCTGACTGAAGATATGATTACAAGCGTCATTAATAATATCTTAGGCAAGAATGACTTTGATACTGAAAGAATTAAGATAGTGTTTAATTCTAAAAAAGTTACGGATCACCATGCGATTATACCAACAATCAGCTCATTAAAAGAAGATATTTCAACTCTTCCAGAAAGTGAAGCAAAGGTATATAGACTTATAACAAATAAACTTCACGCAAGTGTTGGATACCCTTTAGTAGAAAATACTACAAAAATTGTTGCTGAGTTTGATGGTTTTGAATTTAGTAGTAGTGGCAAAGTGATTATTGATGAGGGATTCACTAAGTATTTAAAAGAATATAAAACTAAGAAAACTGAAGATACATTACTACCAGGTGTAAAGGTAGGCGAAGTATTTGAGATAAGAAATAAAGAAGTAAAAGAGAAATATACATCACCACCTAAGCATTTTACGGAAGATACACTTTTAAAGGCTATGGAAGTAGCGGGTAATGACGCCTTAGAAAAAGGCATTGAGGTAGAAAGAAAAGGACTTGGTACACCGGCAACTCGTGCAGGTATTATTGAAAACTTGATTTTCAAAGGTTTTATCGAAAGAGATAAAAAGAATCTAATTGCAACCAATAAAGGAATTAGTTTGGTGACTATTGTTTCAGATACTCTTAAATCGGCAGAAACTACTGCTGAATGGGAAATGAAACTATCTGATATTGCTAATGGAAAGGCGAATAAGGATGATTTCTTAAAATGTATTGAGAATGAAATAAGAGAAACAGTAGGGATATATCGTAAATAATTTTTGGGGGAATGAGAGCTAATCTTGTTCCCTTATTTTATTGGAGGTGATTAAAATAGATGAGCTAAATGTATTAGAACTGTTTGGTGGTATAGGTGCCATTAGAAAAGCTTTAATAAGGCAAAAAATATCTCATAAGACGGTGGATTATGTAGAGATAGATAAGAATTGTGTTAAAAGTTATAATGCACTTTATGGCGAAGAATTTGAGCCTAAGAGTATAGTAGATTATCATCCGCCAGATGAAAAAATAGATTTACTAATGCATGGTAGTCCATGTCAAGATTTTAGTCGAAGTGGCTTAAAGAAAGGTGGCACAAAAGGTAGCGGTACAAGAAGTAGTCTTCTTTTTGAAACAATACGAATAATAGAAGAAATGAATATAAAGCCCAAGGTTGTGCTTTGGGAAAATGTAAAGGGAGTTCTCGATAGAAATTTGAGAACTTCCTTTTTTCATTACTTAAAAGAAATGGAGAGACTAGGATATGAGAACAAATATGAAATTCTAAATGCTATGGAGTTTGGAATACCACAGAAAAGAGAGCGTATCTTTGTTGTAAGCATCTTGGGGAATAATTCTTTTGATTTTGCCAAGCTCGAAAAAACACAAGCAAGGGATATATCTGAATTTCTTGAGAAAGACGCTTCAAATCTTTATGAAGTAAGGCAAGAGTCAATGCTTCGATATATAAGAGGAAAACCTAAGAATAATAATTTTAGAGGAAGACTTAAAGTGATAGATAAGTTTGCCTACACCATTTCCACCAAGCAAGTGCGTATTCCTAACTCAGGAATTATTGATTTAAGTAATGGTAAATATAGATATTTAACTGAGCGAGAGTGTTTTAGACTTATGGGATTTGATGATGAAAACTTTAATAGGCTAAAAGCTATTTATCCAGGAAGAAAAGGGAAATTATCGTCAATACTATATAAACAAGCTGGAAATAGCATTGTCGTGAATGTGTTAGAAGCAATATTAAGAGAAATTTTGAAGAACTAGGAGGTAAAGATGAGGACGAATGATTTTTACAACATAATTGAGCTTGTAAAAAGAGATGTTTTAGATAGTGAAAGAGAATATCTAAAACTCTTAAAGGTCATTGGAAATAATCAAAGATATGACTTTTTAAGTCAACTTAGTATCTATGATAAAAATCCCAATGCAACTGCTTGTGCAAGCTTTGATATGTGGAGAGAAAGATTTAATCGAACTGTTATGAGAGGGCAAAAAGGGATACCTATTCTAAATGACAGTAATGCTTTCCAAAAGGTAGGATATATCTTCGATATTAGTCAGACGGTATCGATGGATAGAAATGTTAATGAAGTGGAACTATGGTCTTTTGATAGAGAAAAGCATGAAAATGCATTAAAAGATATGATTGAGCTGCAAGGGTATGATTCAAGTGAAAACCTATCAGAGAATCTATATTCTCTTAGCAGAATATACGCAGATGAAAGCATATATGAGCTTGCAAATAATCTGAGGATTGCTGATGAAGATAGAAACTCATTTATAAATTTTATGAGAAATTCTATTAGCTTTGCAATTTCAAATAGATTTAATCTGGATTATCATATTCCAATGGATAACTTACAAGAAAATTTTAAGTACCTAGATAGAATTTCTTTAATGAGTGTTGGTAACTGTATTTCCAATGCTTGTAGCAATATTATTGAAGCTACGATGGTTAGAACAAGAAATTTATCTGTGGGTAGAGACCTGACAAAGAGTATAGGTGCCGATTATAATAAGCTTAATGAAAATAATAAAGAATTAGGAGGTATGGCGAATGCTATTCGATCAAATGACGAAAGAGATGATAATGACGGAAACCGAATTTTCAGAGCTGGAGAATACAGACGAGATAATTTTGATAATCAAGGAGAAGACTTTGAACAAACTGGAGGAAGAGAAGAAATTCATGGAAGAATTTCCGAATCCAATTTACGCAGTGATGAGATTGGACTTTCTAACAGAGAGCAGCGAGGAGAAACACTATCAAATGCTAATAGACCTTTACAAAGAGAAGAGCCTAGTGAAACACTTGATGGAAGTTCAAAAGAGAGCCATAGACTTTATGAGGAAGGAAAAGCCGAATATGATGGAAGCTTGGAAAATAGAGAGCGAAACGAATCCAAAATACAAGGCAATGATTTCAGCCTTGAAAGAGATGACAATCAAGGAAATAGTGGAAGCTTAGAAAATAGCATTGAAAAAACAAACGAGGGAGCAGAAAATGCTTCCTTTTTCTATTCTAAAGAAGATCCATACAATTTAATGACTGATGAAATGCTTGAGCGTGTTCCAAAACTTTATGACCAAGAACACACTGATCTGGCAGATACTCAGGTTCATGCAGCATATATCATTCCATTTAGAAGCAATTGGACATGGTATATGACGGAATATGATAGGGAAACAGGAGATGCATTTGGTCTTGCTTTAGGAATTGAACCAGAGTGGGGATATTTTAACATCCGTGAGCTTGAAGAACTAAATGCTCAAAGACTTATTTTAGAAGATTTCCCAAAGACTTTTAGAGAGCTTAAAGACAGAGAATTAAAAAAGCAGATGGATGAACATGAACTTCAAATGGTATTTAATGGAGAACTTAGTTTTGAAAATGAGGTAATTCCTAAAGAAGCTACCAGTAAAATAACAGATGAATTTGAAGAAGAATTAAGTCCTAATTTTGCTGAAGAAGTTGGCTCTATTATGGAAGAATACGAAGTCCCAAGAGATGTTGCAATTAGCAGACTTGCCACTAGTAAATTAGAAGAAGCTCTTCAAGGAACAAACATTGGGATTGATGATTTTAATTTTGAACAATTAGAACAGATTATGAGTGCTATAAAAGAGTATGACTTTTATGGAAATGAAATTACTGAGATTGCAGATCCTAAACTTCCTGT
The genomic region above belongs to Enterococcus saigonensis and contains:
- a CDS encoding CHAP domain-containing protein; protein product: MSKKRKRDLNEKLRAREEKIITKSETDDVLDYKRKTGDDYRDKVVKEENRFQDKIHEKISKRTDITSEIETSNKSKNAIKRNIRSNSFQAEVAKSDYQTEVKENRIYDPLAKDQDGDGVIDRYDNDFRDSDVSYEPLGNKKSKLHEKQKRSLKRKNYSDKLFTRKEMDKKKEDNTKASKTGKEVIRDREKKNQLYKRYNKETLVGGSVIGAAKLGEVTSAYLSSGSDENASVEAAEKGLGSSSKLIHGVKNYSDKRKSKKIYDLEKSNRKIKSRKSKLEFRKSMDEVEKTDQYKKANAYKKFQKKKQMKSAIYKQKKTRIRDRVKKTLMDTFKVSKDFIIRKAKVAAIVVAAIIIFGTFVFNFASMTMGGFANSTSSVLTTSYLSRPNVLTEINQSFSNKENDLYSELENVEKNNPRYDEYIVRKNGDIGHNVHELLSYITSRYGEVKSLSEVSNILDDLFKTMYHVDYKEEIEIRYKTVTGTYTDEEGNEYTESHEEPYEYRKLIVTLSKREMDSVVREVFVKYPDNLKHYEALFLAQGNMGEMFGNTNLITANGGIGGGKEYEASSDVQKKIVNAAYITPSPGAGWCAMWVSQVYQNAGLGYIGGNANDMYRNHTFTSDRSKLKVGMLVAVESSSSGGQAGLTYGHVGIYIGDGKVMDNIGVVRVTTLDDWIATFCKHHPVGFGFPPNVQR
- a CDS encoding CD1107 family mobile element protein gives rise to the protein MKSKLKNKKVLAALIGAALLLVSIIGVMTVNKQIVFAKDGTVLSMLNPIEALAETEEKFEVKIKYVFSDEKVFKEEVVKADKGQILDSGDLPMLPDDMKFIDDFLYYGVKGDGKDEIIRKVEKIVKDEATQTENDKDKEKKSDEAKQDKATQTEEPKKDSSTQTDITKNDLDKMDKESKDLKEKVDNLSKELKDKDKLSDKQKDKIKNLEDEIEALEKKIKKDKDSVDSSKENIELKKSIEELEKKTKELQEKLNSMNKIGTNSNSTISNPVPKNNESFSKFIPSTPINTGKGSDASGNASTPTSKIENKVETKSDKKEERQEIRYPNKLTPKQTSSNGDTSSMDGTSKSANTNKGVASAPSKARGTVTENKDNANKDYPIHHNDGKDNKSTDMYSADARQFVTFTTKNGKTFHLIINHDEDSENVMLLTEVSEDDLLNMVEKKETQKEIVKEDQIKEEPKPVKKYESSNMGTYLILILVVAGALGAGYYFKVVKKKENEELEALEDDDDDFFSEADESEETSEIEVEEIEEDEE
- a CDS encoding DNA topoisomerase 3, with the protein product MDLVIAEKPSVAISIAKVIGATKKKDGYYEGSGYRVSWCVGHLIQMANPDSYDEKYAKWNMEDLPIVPSEYKYEVSKSTKKQFSVLKKLLNDKEIENVINACDAGREGESIFRLVYNQANCKKKMKRLWISSMEDSAIKDGFNNLKDGSYYDDLFESAKARAIADWLVGMNISRLYSCLYKQNYSVGRVQTPTLAMIVNRDDEISNFKKEKYYTVELSLDKFSLSTDRIDDKTTTEQLINLVGNSIEITDVFQKEKITKPELPFDLTTLQRECNKYFGYSAKQTLDYAQSLYEKKFITYPRTDSRCLTEDMITSVINNILGKNDFDTERIKIVFNSKKVTDHHAIIPTISSLKEDISTLPESEAKVYRLITNKLHASVGYPLVENTTKIVAEFDGFEFSSSGKVIIDEGFTKYLKEYKTKKTEDTLLPGVKVGEVFEIRNKEVKEKYTSPPKHFTEDTLLKAMEVAGNDALEKGIEVERKGLGTPATRAGIIENLIFKGFIERDKKNLIATNKGISLVTIVSDTLKSAETTAEWEMKLSDIANGKANKDDFLKCIENEIRETVGIYRK
- a CDS encoding DNA cytosine methyltransferase, coding for MDELNVLELFGGIGAIRKALIRQKISHKTVDYVEIDKNCVKSYNALYGEEFEPKSIVDYHPPDEKIDLLMHGSPCQDFSRSGLKKGGTKGSGTRSSLLFETIRIIEEMNIKPKVVLWENVKGVLDRNLRTSFFHYLKEMERLGYENKYEILNAMEFGIPQKRERIFVVSILGNNSFDFAKLEKTQARDISEFLEKDASNLYEVRQESMLRYIRGKPKNNNFRGRLKVIDKFAYTISTKQVRIPNSGIIDLSNGKYRYLTERECFRLMGFDDENFNRLKAIYPGRKGKLSSILYKQAGNSIVVNVLEAILREILKN